CCGCGATGGCTATCGCCGCGCACGTGCCGATTCAAGACACGATGATTCTTACGACGATTACGAACTAGACCGACGAGAAGACTCGAGAGCTCACGACCGCGCGGCGGAGGGTTCGCGGAGATACCGTTCGGATACGGAGCGACGGCGCGAACGACCGAGAGCCTCACCTACGACCTCCCCTCGCAAACGCGAACGCACAAGGGACCGGGACGGTGGTCACCGCCGACGGAGAactgatgatgatgatggcgctAGTCCGGTACCGCGCGCCCATCGGGATCGAAGGTCAAGAACAAGAGACGGAGGGCAGAACCGGGAtctggaggacgaggaattgGAAGACGAGGCACGACGACACCGACGCCGGGAACGGGAGCGCGAACGAGAAAGACGCGGTACAACCTCGAAGCACCAGAGCACAGAGTCCACGAACAGTAGCGCCGGATTGCTCAATGCAGACGCCTTGGCCAAGCTTAGAGCACAGCATGAAGAACAAGAGCGGGTGGAGCGACGTCAGACAgaaaaagcagaaaaaaagcgAAGACGGAAACGCCCAGCTGTTGAAGGGAACACGCGTGCTCTCGAGCCATTCCCCGACGAGGTTCCCCGGGGCCAGTCCAAAGGTCGTATTGTGTCCGGTGCTTATCTAGAAGAAGGTAGAGGGCCTGATATGGAGGTTCGTCTGCGCGGTGGCGGAagaccacctccaccagagAAACGTtgggagaaagagagcgATGACTCAGGTGGACAGCCGCCATTCTGGAAACGGAAGAAATGGTGGTGGATAGGTGGGGCTATTGCGGTTGTTATCGTGATCATAATCATTGTCGTCGCCGTGGTTGTATCGAAGAAAAAAGGCGGAGGATCCGATTCTGACTCAGGGGGGTCATCCAGCTCTAGCGGTGGTGACACGTCGGCACTCGACGGACTTGATCGTGATAGTATTCCGGTACGTTTGGTTTGCTCCCCATCCCTGCGTAATAATGATATTGACTGGCGCTAGGACTCTGCGCAAGGAACCGTTTTGGATCCATGGACATGGTACGAAACGACGGGCTTCAACGTGACATATACAAGCGAAACTGTTGGTGGCCTTTCTGTAATGGGCCTGAACTCCAAATGGGACGATTCTGCAAGAGCAAACGACAATGTACCACCACTGAACAAGCCGTTCCCCTACGGATCGCAGCCTATCCGCGGCGTAAACCTTGGAGGATTGCTTTCCCTCGAGCCTTGGATAACACCATCTATGTTCAGCGGATACTCATCAGATGTGATTGATGAGTACTCACTGACCAAAGAGCTAGGAAGTTCCGCGGGTGATGTGCTTGAAAAACACTACGCAACTTTCATCACAGAACAGGACTTCATCGATATCCGCGATGCTGGACTCGACCACGTTCGGATTCCGTTTTCCTACTGGGCAGTGGACCCCATCGACGGCGAGCCGTATGTTCCCAAGACTTCCTGGCGCTATCTCCTCCGCGCCATCGAATATTGTCGCAAGTATGGTCTGCGAGTAAAGCTCGATCCACATGGTCTCCCCGGTAGTCAAAATGGTTTCAACCATAGCGGGCGACAAGGCAGCATTAACTGGCTGAATGGAAgcgatggcgagaagaaTGCCCAGCGTGCGCTTGACTTCCACGACAAAGTTTCCAAATTCTTTTCGCAAGACCGGTACAAAAATGTCGTCACCATTTACGGTCTCGCCAACGAACCATACATGCTTTCCTTGGACATCGAGAAAGTTCTCGATTGGACTACTGAAGCTACAAAGCTGGTTCAAAAGAACGGTATCACCGCCTGGGTCGCCTTCCATGACGGATTCCTCAACCTGAGCAAATGGAAATCCATGCTCAAGGATGGCCCTTCGAAACTCCTCTTGGATACCCACCAATacaccatcttcaacacaGGCCAGATCGTCCTCAACCACACCGCAAAGGTCGAGCTCGTCTGCAACGACTGGCATGCTATGATTGGTCAAATAAACACCACATCATCAGGGTAAGCCCTTTCGCCTCCCATCTCATTATCATTATTACACATACTGACTAGAACCAAAAGCTGGGGGCCCACAATGTGCGGCGAATGGTCACAAGCAGACACCGACTGCGCCGAAAACCTCAACAACGTCGGCCGTGGCACCCGCTGGGAAGGCACATACTCCGAAGGCGATGACACCATGTACTGCTATACAGCCGATCAGGACACAGGCGCTGCTTGCAGCTGCACCAAAGCCAACGCAGACCCATCGGACTACTCGGACGACTACAAGACATTTTTGCAAACGTACGCAGAAGCCCAGATGAGTGCGTTTGAGACGGCGCAGGGCTGGTTCTACTGGACGTGGACGACGGAGTCGGCGCCGCAGTGGAGTTATCGGAGTGGTTGGAAGAATGGGTATATGCCTGCTAAGGCGTATAGCCCTAGTTTTAAGTGTGGGGATGATGTGCCGAGCTTCGGATCGTTGGGGGAGTATTTCTGATATTTTGTTGCATGTTTCGAGTCCCGGTTAGTAGACCTGCATTTGCATATTTGTTGTGTTGTGTATATACGGTTTCCTGCATTAGATACTACGATCTTTTAAGCCTCTTTATGAAAATTTGTTCTATAACATGGATTGATCGAGTTCTGGTATAGGCTAGTGAGGTTCCAGCTGCTTGAATAGAACAGAGGTCAATCTTACCCAAACGCCGGGCAACGGAAACAGAACACCCGTAAAGAGTGTTGAACCATTCGAAGTATTTGAGCTTTTCTTCGAACATCCGGGCATCTGTTGCAATATATCCCTGAAAAGTTAACTGCCCACCTTAGCGTTAGGCCTATCCAAGTTCGTTCGCTTTTGGGACTTCCTGGTTTTCATTCTCAAAAACGCGAAGCAAAAGAAGTCTTGCTTGATGTTTAAGATAGACGAGCGAGAGAGGTTATGGGCTATGGTCCTTTTAGCAGCTAGAGTGGAAAGAGTGGGAAGAAGGCTTAATATACTCTATAGAAGGCGCGACAACAGCCCGCTTGCGAGTAACACAACTAATAACAATGCTCCCGACAGGCAGGGCCAACTCCATATATCTTCCAGTCTACTTAAGTGACCCAATTACTCAATCTAACTAGGTAATCTGATATTCCCAACCTAATACCAGCCAATATCAACACCTCACTCCCCTTTTGCCCTAAACCAGCCTCCAGCCTTCCACGTCTCACCCGTACAAACAGTCTGGTTTCGAAGCTCATCCGACAGCATGCTCTTCATGATGACTTCCAGCCGATCATAGTCAATGGGCTTCGGGATCCAGCCATCGAAATCAAGTTCAGTAAAACATATACGACTATTTTCATTTTCGTGGCCTCCCGAGATGGCGAAGACCGGAACATGACGCCGGGGAAGGCTGGCACCGAAGGGCGTAGAGGCccattcttctttctcggcTTCGCGAATCAACTCTATGGCTCGATTGCCATTCATTTGGTCCATCTATTTATGTGAATGTTAGA
This is a stretch of genomic DNA from Aspergillus puulaauensis MK2 DNA, chromosome 8, nearly complete sequence. It encodes these proteins:
- the exg2 gene encoding putative exo-beta-1,3-glucanase (CAZy:GH5;~COG:G;~EggNog:ENOG410PJVJ;~InterPro:IPR017853,IPR001547;~PFAM:PF00150;~TransMembrane:1 (i310-332o);~go_function: GO:0004553 - hydrolase activity, hydrolyzing O-glycosyl compounds [Evidence IEA];~go_process: GO:0071704 - organic substance metabolic process [Evidence IEA]), with protein sequence MPSQSRSRDRYGRDRDRDHSRVQSRRRYHEDDYDDEEEDFEDSPHDRRYRRDGYRRARADSRHDDSYDDYELDRREDSRAHDRAAEGSRRYRSDTERRRERPRASPTTSPRKRERTRDRDGGHRRRRTDDDDGASPVPRAHRDRRSRTRDGGQNRDLEDEELEDEARRHRRRERERERERRGTTSKHQSTESTNSSAGLLNADALAKLRAQHEEQERVERRQTEKAEKKRRRKRPAVEGNTRALEPFPDEVPRGQSKGRIVSGAYLEEGRGPDMEVRLRGGGRPPPPEKRWEKESDDSGGQPPFWKRKKWWWIGGAIAVVIVIIIIVVAVVVSKKKGGGSDSDSGGSSSSSGGDTSALDGLDRDSIPDSAQGTVLDPWTWYETTGFNVTYTSETVGGLSVMGLNSKWDDSARANDNVPPLNKPFPYGSQPIRGVNLGGLLSLEPWITPSMFSGYSSDVIDEYSLTKELGSSAGDVLEKHYATFITEQDFIDIRDAGLDHVRIPFSYWAVDPIDGEPYVPKTSWRYLLRAIEYCRKYGLRVKLDPHGLPGSQNGFNHSGRQGSINWLNGSDGEKNAQRALDFHDKVSKFFSQDRYKNVVTIYGLANEPYMLSLDIEKVLDWTTEATKLVQKNGITAWVAFHDGFLNLSKWKSMLKDGPSKLLLDTHQYTIFNTGQIVLNHTAKVELVCNDWHAMIGQINTTSSGWGPTMCGEWSQADTDCAENLNNVGRGTRWEGTYSEGDDTMYCYTADQDTGAACSCTKANADPSDYSDDYKTFLQTYAEAQMSAFETAQGWFYWTWTTESAPQWSYRSGWKNGYMPAKAYSPSFKCGDDVPSFGSLGEYF